Genomic DNA from Methanofollis sp. W23:
ATCGTCGTCGCGATCGGGGGGGACGGGACCGTGCTCCTTGCCGTCCAGAAGATGAGACGGCAGATCCCGGTGATCGGGATCAACAAGGGGCATGTCGGGTTTCTCGCCGAACTTGAGTCCGCAGAGGTGCCGGCGTTCTTCCGCAACCTCCAGAGGCGGATGCGCCTCGAACTGCGGATGCGGATCGCCCTGAGCATCGGGGACAAGTATCTGGGCGAGGCTCTCAATGAGGCGGTGGTCGTCACTGCCAGGCCGGCCAAGATGCTCAAGTTCACCATCGTCATCGACGGGGTGGCAGTCGAGGAGTTCAGGGCCGACGGTCTCGTCCTTGCCACCCCGACCGGTTCGACGGCCTATGCGATGAGCGGCGGCGGCCCGATCGTCGACCCCAAATTCGATGGGTTTCTCCTTGTCCCGCTTGCACCCTACATGCTCTCCTCGCGCCCGCACCTCATCGACAGCAGTCGGGACCTGAAGATCAGGTTGGAGAGCGCAAAGCCGGCCCAGCTTGTGCTTGACGGGCGCGGCAATGTTCCTATCGGCACCAGCGTCGAACTCACGGTCAGGCGAGCCGAAAACCCGGCGGTCTTCATCGATGCCGGGAAAAATTTCTTCCTGAAGGTCCGCGAGAAACTTCATTCTCTCTGAGCCCGGATTTACCTCCATGGCGACATTTTTTATCTTCTGAATTAGAGTAGAGAGTGGAGGCAATCTCAATGGATGACATAAGAACCACAATCGATTATGAAAAAGTCTCTGAGAGCCTGAAAGAAACCCTTGGTCTCTCTGGGTCTCCGGTCGCCGTAAAGTTCGTACGAACAGAGGAAGAGATCCCTGAGGGCGTCGCGGCGCTCGACGAGACCACCCGTCACTGCCAGATGGTCAGCATGGCCAGGAAGGAAGGGAAGATCTTCTATGCACCTGTCGACAAGCACTCGTGCTCTGGCGGTGCATGGGCCCTCGGTCTCAAGGGACTCACCCCGAGCCTGAAGAGCGGCGAGTTCTATTTCAAACTCGGGAAGTTCGACACCTGGGCGGCGTGCAAGCGGACCATCGACAGCATCCCGCACCTGGAGTCGGGGACGACCTATGCCACGATGTATGCCCCACTTGAGAAGACGCCTTTCACCCCGACAGTCGTTCTCATCGTGGCCGAGGCCAGGATAATGCTCAAACTTGCCCAGGCCGTGCTGTACAAACTCGGCGGCAGGATCGAGGCAAACTTCTCCGGCATCCAGTCGGTCTGCGCCGACACCGCCGCTCAGACCTACCTCAACGGCAAGGTGAACTTCTCCCTTGGGTGCGACGGGTCCAGGAAGTTCTCAGGGATCGAGGACGGCGAGATGGTCATGGGCATCCCGGTCGAACTCCTGCCCGAGATCGCCGAGGCCATCCCGGTCGTCACCGGCGCACCTGGCTCGGTCAAGAAGTAAAAAAGGGTCAGGACTTCCTGATCTGAAATCTTTCTTTTTTTGGCTCTGTAGAACCCCTCACCACTTCTTGGTGTAAACATAACTCCTCCACCTTCCCCCATCCCCGCGCCGGGGGCTCTGCCCCCGGATCCCCCGGGATGAAGATTGGACCGGGAAGGCGCATTCAACGTTCTTGAAGAAGGTAATACGTTCTTCGACCAATCGTGTGGCGGGGGTCCGGGGGTGCACCCCCGGCGCGATTTGAGGTGGGAAGGCGTGTGATCTGAAGGCTACTCTGGCAGATCTATAGGGATTTCTACAGAGCCGATTTTTCTTTTTTTGGCTCTGTAGAATCCGGCATGGTCCCGGGTGGAGTTCATGCAGAGGGGATGAGAATTTTTCATCGCTTGATCTCCCATATGAAGAGAGAAGAATCGGTGGGAGATGTGTTCAGTTCGCCGCCCCCGGCCAAAGAAAACTGTCCTGAGGATTTCTACAGGGCCTGAACTTGAAGATGGTGTTGCCGTTCCCGACCAATCGTGCGGGGAGGGTCTGGGGGGTGGTGCACCCTTCCGACGCGAGATGATGGGAAAAATTCTGTGGTGGGGCTGGCCACTCCATCACAGGCCCCTCCTGCGCCCCCTTACTCCTCCACCATCTGGAGCACCCGCCGGCACGCCTCAGGGACGGCCGCCTCCACCTCAGGAGTCAACTCGCGTGAGAACGCCTCGATCTCCCCCCCCTCGACCCCGACGATGACCACCTCGGCGGTCACCCCGACCTCGCGGGCAAGGGCGAGCGTCTCGGCGATCCCGAGGTCATGAAGAGACATCGGGAAGACCGAGGAGGGGGGCACCTCGTGGAAGACCTGCACCTCGCCGGGAGTTCCCATCCCGGTCGTCGCATCGACGATGACGATACGGTCGTAGCCCTCCATCAGGGGGATGAGCCCAAACCCGCCAAGCCCCCCGTCGATGATATCGAGTTCAGGGTGATCTGCAGAGAGCGCTTCCATCACGGCATGGCCGACGCCGTCATTGCCCATATAGGGGTTTCCGCAGGTGATAATACG
This window encodes:
- a CDS encoding NAD(+)/NADH kinase, which gives rise to MKTLLISRIDIPEVLAYAAEVEALLLSYGYHVAIEGSTAIAMGREDEAEWLDETDADIVVAIGGDGTVLLAVQKMRRQIPVIGINKGHVGFLAELESAEVPAFFRNLQRRMRLELRMRIALSIGDKYLGEALNEAVVVTARPAKMLKFTIVIDGVAVEEFRADGLVLATPTGSTAYAMSGGGPIVDPKFDGFLLVPLAPYMLSSRPHLIDSSRDLKIRLESAKPAQLVLDGRGNVPIGTSVELTVRRAENPAVFIDAGKNFFLKVREKLHSL
- a CDS encoding DUF169 domain-containing protein, which gives rise to MDDIRTTIDYEKVSESLKETLGLSGSPVAVKFVRTEEEIPEGVAALDETTRHCQMVSMARKEGKIFYAPVDKHSCSGGAWALGLKGLTPSLKSGEFYFKLGKFDTWAACKRTIDSIPHLESGTTYATMYAPLEKTPFTPTVVLIVAEARIMLKLAQAVLYKLGGRIEANFSGIQSVCADTAAQTYLNGKVNFSLGCDGSRKFSGIEDGEMVMGIPVELLPEIAEAIPVVTGAPGSVKK
- a CDS encoding hydrogenase maturation protease, with the translated sequence MKVRIITCGNPYMGNDGVGHAVMEALSADHPELDIIDGGLGGFGLIPLMEGYDRIVIVDATTGMGTPGEVQVFHEVPPSSVFPMSLHDLGIAETLALAREVGVTAEVVIVGVEGGEIEAFSRELTPEVEAAVPEACRRVLQMVEE